The following proteins come from a genomic window of Leptospira bandrabouensis:
- a CDS encoding cyclic nucleotide-binding domain-containing protein, whose translation MRSKTTTPTLKQIISSTDLFLNLSTETKEHLERSFHKVKFVKNKVVIKQGEPGHALYLVATGSFSVYATNDGKKQKLGEVKPGSCFGEGALVTDEPRNATVVCDQSGIVYRIDRNEFNKAFKDRSEELKAFVRLISRRSRALHRSVFRPEPRRIKELISSVPMFQGVGAKLISELEHQMEWIFLPGGETLMRQGDKADGMYVVVNGSLVYEVRNDQGLVVSTGTFSKGDIIGEMALLTGEPRTATVVATLSCEIVKISTVAFETVFSKHPPSMLAITKLIADRFTKDRMGKRTIKKTRSIITLFPLQKDLSVREFAHNLAGALKKIGRTTIVESKDLKKNKGDREHAVSDILESLYHLQDSHDFLILCPDFEDKLWTETILHHTNRILLLSDAKKADVLSPEEIRFLGDAEETFGPIRELVLLYSDANAKPQNTSNLTRVRKIDVVRHIRTYSQHGFESLTRFITGRSIGLALGGGGAKGFAHIGLIKAMQEENIPIDMIGGTSAGALMASIYAMGNDAPNLERIAKALMSDKKTLNDYTVPVVSLIRGKKFNTVIKSFVGETMIEDLWLPYFAVATSLTKAQKVIIDRGPVWKALRASASIPGILPPFFEKGELLVDGAMLDNIPGAVMREKGADFVISVALASDGDSAADERFGSIYPKNNSGALPSALRLFFKRIFSKAQNLKEAPNLLSLLMRATFVASDAAMAQAKAESDIFAELPVEQYGLFDWKKFYELVEIGYRYGKTHAKTWKKQLKLRE comes from the coding sequence ATGCGGTCAAAAACTACTACACCAACTCTAAAACAAATCATCTCCAGTACTGATTTATTCTTAAACCTCTCCACGGAAACAAAAGAACACTTGGAGCGATCGTTCCATAAAGTAAAATTTGTTAAGAACAAAGTTGTAATCAAACAAGGGGAACCTGGACATGCACTCTATCTTGTGGCGACAGGTAGTTTCAGTGTTTACGCGACAAATGACGGAAAAAAGCAGAAATTAGGTGAGGTGAAACCAGGCAGTTGTTTCGGAGAAGGAGCCCTTGTGACGGACGAACCGCGAAATGCTACAGTTGTCTGCGACCAATCTGGCATCGTTTACCGGATTGATCGAAATGAATTCAATAAAGCCTTTAAGGATCGTTCGGAGGAGCTGAAAGCATTTGTCAGGCTTATTAGCCGAAGGTCGCGTGCCCTTCATAGAAGTGTGTTTCGTCCAGAACCTCGGCGTATCAAAGAACTCATTTCTTCAGTACCAATGTTCCAAGGTGTGGGAGCAAAACTCATCTCTGAGTTGGAACACCAGATGGAATGGATCTTTCTGCCAGGTGGCGAAACTCTGATGCGGCAAGGTGACAAAGCCGACGGAATGTATGTGGTCGTTAACGGCAGTTTGGTGTATGAAGTGAGAAATGACCAAGGCCTAGTGGTATCAACAGGAACTTTTTCTAAAGGTGATATCATTGGTGAGATGGCACTTTTAACAGGGGAACCGAGGACCGCCACTGTAGTGGCAACTCTTTCCTGTGAGATTGTAAAAATCAGCACTGTCGCATTCGAAACCGTGTTTTCCAAACATCCGCCAAGTATGCTTGCGATCACCAAACTCATTGCAGATCGTTTTACCAAGGATCGAATGGGAAAAAGAACGATCAAAAAAACAAGAAGCATCATTACTCTTTTTCCACTCCAGAAAGATCTTTCGGTTCGCGAATTTGCCCATAACCTTGCCGGCGCTCTAAAAAAAATCGGACGGACGACCATAGTTGAGAGCAAAGACTTAAAAAAAAATAAGGGAGACCGCGAACACGCAGTATCAGACATCCTCGAATCACTATATCATTTGCAGGACTCCCACGACTTCCTGATCCTATGCCCCGATTTTGAAGACAAACTCTGGACAGAAACAATTCTCCATCATACAAACCGTATTTTACTGTTAAGCGATGCTAAAAAAGCAGATGTGCTTTCTCCAGAAGAAATCCGTTTTCTTGGAGATGCGGAAGAAACCTTTGGCCCCATACGAGAGCTCGTTCTACTCTACTCTGATGCAAACGCAAAACCACAAAATACTTCTAACCTAACTCGAGTTAGGAAAATAGATGTCGTCAGACATATCCGTACTTATAGTCAACATGGATTTGAAAGTCTAACCCGTTTCATCACTGGTCGGTCCATCGGACTTGCTCTTGGAGGAGGAGGCGCGAAAGGTTTTGCCCATATTGGGCTTATCAAAGCCATGCAAGAAGAAAACATTCCCATCGACATGATCGGTGGAACAAGTGCCGGTGCCCTTATGGCTAGCATCTATGCTATGGGAAACGATGCACCTAATTTGGAACGTATCGCCAAGGCACTCATGAGCGACAAAAAGACGTTAAACGATTATACCGTTCCCGTTGTATCACTCATTCGTGGTAAAAAATTCAATACTGTGATTAAAAGTTTTGTCGGTGAAACAATGATCGAAGACCTCTGGCTTCCTTATTTTGCCGTCGCTACAAGCCTTACAAAAGCACAAAAAGTGATTATAGATCGAGGTCCTGTATGGAAAGCACTCCGTGCCTCCGCCTCGATACCAGGAATCCTACCTCCTTTCTTTGAGAAGGGTGAACTGTTAGTCGACGGTGCCATGTTGGATAATATTCCAGGTGCTGTGATGCGAGAAAAAGGAGCCGATTTTGTGATATCCGTGGCACTTGCCTCAGACGGGGATTCCGCAGCTGATGAACGATTTGGCAGTATTTATCCCAAAAATAATTCGGGAGCATTACCATCCGCTCTTCGTTTGTTTTTCAAACGGATATTCAGTAAAGCCCAGAATCTAAAAGAAGCACCGAACCTTCTAAGCCTTCTCATGCGTGCGACCTTCGTTGCTTCGGATGCAGCAATGGCACAAGCAAAAGCTGAATCTGATATATTTGCCGAGTTGCCAGTCGAACAATATGGACTGTTTGATTGGAAAAAGTTCTACGAACTGGTTGAAATAGGATATCGTTATGGCAAAACACATGCGAAAACTTGGAAAAAACAACTCAAACTTCGAGAATGA
- a CDS encoding lysoplasmalogenase, producing the protein MFQSIILSLALPLLIGLLYFEKKESVKGLLSVKPLLSSLFVVLAFLQIQENSTYNHLILTGLILSLVGDICLIFFFHKKVFTAGLVAFLAGHVMYTMAFSGLGEVGELMITVGVIFILISIIIFMRLNSHLGNMKGPILAYIIFITAMVVGAGSLWNHSALDITGRSLVLVGGILFYASDIFVARHRFVQKEFLNRAIGLPLYYTAQFMIAFSTGYL; encoded by the coding sequence ATGTTTCAATCTATCATTTTATCTTTAGCACTCCCACTTCTTATAGGTTTACTCTACTTTGAAAAAAAAGAATCCGTAAAAGGCCTATTAAGTGTAAAACCACTTTTATCATCCCTTTTTGTTGTATTAGCGTTTTTGCAAATACAGGAAAATTCTACTTACAATCATCTTATACTAACTGGTTTGATTTTAAGTTTAGTAGGAGATATTTGCCTGATTTTTTTCTTCCATAAAAAAGTTTTTACAGCTGGTCTTGTCGCCTTTCTTGCTGGTCATGTCATGTATACAATGGCATTTTCTGGCTTGGGTGAGGTGGGAGAGCTGATGATCACTGTGGGAGTTATCTTTATCCTCATCAGTATCATCATTTTTATGCGACTAAATTCCCATCTTGGTAATATGAAAGGACCAATTTTAGCCTATATCATTTTTATTACAGCAATGGTTGTCGGTGCCGGTTCCCTTTGGAATCATTCAGCACTCGACATTACAGGTCGTAGTCTAGTGTTAGTTGGCGGAATTTTATTTTATGCGTCCGATATATTTGTAGCACGCCACCGTTTTGTTCAAAAAGAATTTCTGAATCGTGCCATTGGACTACCTCTGTATTACACAGCACAATTTATGATCGCATTTTCAACAGGATATCTTTGA
- a CDS encoding helix-turn-helix domain-containing protein, with product MQNVICALRGAVLFIGKLPYFAFHSTVTSAAVVGLDTEIKKRVKGNKEWMSSRCFVFDGTLNHETFLNGSVGILFADPESEIGEILKKEAGPTGLSPNPIWTPELIATCYEIQTANPEKYSEILNRSFPFNRLEPAQKIEDNEHIIYVLRKLIKNPKESLKIEELALEIGMPASWLQHEFKNALGFPLSTFHKWFQIKNAVIAIKEGRSFTDAALNAGFYDQTEFTNEFRDIFGIPPSVVFQKGESIRWYIQHEEIEKILNAQ from the coding sequence ATGCAGAATGTAATCTGTGCTCTACGGGGTGCTGTATTGTTCATCGGGAAATTGCCGTATTTTGCGTTTCATTCTACCGTAACCTCTGCTGCGGTGGTGGGTCTCGATACCGAAATCAAAAAACGGGTCAAAGGAAACAAAGAATGGATGAGCTCTCGTTGTTTTGTTTTTGATGGAACTTTGAACCACGAGACATTCCTTAACGGATCTGTCGGAATTTTGTTTGCAGATCCAGAAAGTGAAATTGGAGAAATTCTCAAAAAGGAAGCAGGACCTACTGGGCTCTCCCCCAATCCTATTTGGACTCCGGAATTGATTGCAACTTGTTATGAAATTCAAACAGCCAATCCGGAAAAATATTCTGAAATTCTTAATCGTTCGTTTCCGTTTAACCGATTAGAACCTGCCCAAAAAATAGAAGACAATGAACACATAATCTATGTTTTACGAAAACTTATCAAAAATCCAAAAGAATCCCTCAAGATAGAAGAACTTGCTTTAGAAATTGGAATGCCAGCATCTTGGCTCCAACACGAGTTTAAAAATGCACTTGGTTTCCCCCTTAGCACTTTTCACAAGTGGTTTCAAATCAAAAATGCAGTGATCGCAATCAAAGAAGGAAGGAGTTTCACTGACGCAGCACTTAATGCTGGTTTTTACGACCAAACAGAATTCACCAATGAATTTCGAGATATTTTTGGTATACCTCCTTCCGTAGTGTTTCAAAAAGGAGAATCAATTCGTTGGTACATTCAACATGAAGAAATCGAAAAAATCCTAAATGCTCAATAA
- a CDS encoding DUF3995 domain-containing protein, which translates to MLNNHHLAFTSSFLLLSIAAIHVYWGFGGLWPGKTKQELIDLVFGKGNKFPSPFICLLVAVFLFFFSILPIVWILKEELSLDDKKIFALRILLTMVSMIFFLRGIFGYFSFITKQWKPIFIYYTKRIYNPLCLIIGLFLLLQILN; encoded by the coding sequence ATGCTCAATAACCATCATCTGGCCTTCACTTCTTCGTTCTTACTGTTATCCATCGCCGCCATCCATGTCTATTGGGGTTTTGGGGGACTTTGGCCTGGCAAAACAAAACAAGAGTTAATTGATTTAGTTTTCGGAAAAGGAAACAAGTTTCCATCACCTTTCATTTGTTTGTTAGTTGCAGTCTTTCTATTTTTTTTCTCTATATTACCCATTGTCTGGATATTGAAGGAAGAACTTAGCTTAGATGACAAAAAGATTTTTGCATTAAGAATTCTTTTAACAATGGTATCTATGATTTTTTTCTTAAGAGGAATTTTTGGTTATTTTTCTTTTATCACCAAACAGTGGAAACCAATATTTATTTATTACACAAAACGAATTTACAATCCCCTATGTTTAATCATTGGACTTTTTCTACTATTGCAAATTTTGAATTAA
- a CDS encoding DUF2200 domain-containing protein, producing MEPTEKHNEKMAQMTFATVYPLYLSKIEKKGRTKKELDLVIEWLTSFDANKIKELIEKKVTFQTFFEKAKLNKNAHLITGMICGYRVEEIQNPLTQKVRYLDKLVDELAKGKAIEKILRNA from the coding sequence ATGGAACCAACAGAAAAACATAATGAAAAAATGGCTCAAATGACTTTTGCCACAGTTTATCCACTGTATCTAAGTAAGATTGAAAAAAAAGGAAGGACCAAAAAGGAATTAGATTTAGTGATTGAATGGTTAACTTCCTTTGATGCAAACAAAATAAAAGAACTAATAGAAAAGAAAGTGACCTTCCAAACTTTCTTTGAGAAAGCTAAATTAAATAAAAATGCACATCTTATTACAGGTATGATTTGTGGATACCGAGTGGAAGAAATACAAAACCCTTTAACCCAGAAAGTAAGATACCTGGACAAACTAGTAGATGAATTAGCAAAAGGAAAGGCGATCGAAAAAATATTGCGAAATGCGTAA
- a CDS encoding MBL fold metallo-hydrolase, with protein sequence MKKIQTIFTDKDHKWSVIARDPSKPNWLIDTNEYLIESDGMGLLTDPGGSEIFPEVFSALVEVFPASQIQNIFASHQDPDIVSSISLWLEVNPSIRCYVSWLWTGFLPHFGGNADTFIPMPDEGMEIIHQNIKLRSIPAHFLHSAGNLNLWDPKAKILFSGDVGAALLPEDETDLVVKDFDKHIRYMEKFHKRWMASEQAKVAWCERISHLKPDMLCPQHGSVFQGPDVERFINWFSELKIGMDALELPKP encoded by the coding sequence ATGAAAAAAATTCAAACCATCTTTACAGACAAAGATCACAAATGGTCAGTGATTGCAAGAGATCCATCCAAACCCAATTGGCTCATTGATACCAACGAATATTTAATTGAGTCAGATGGTATGGGTCTACTCACAGACCCGGGTGGTAGTGAGATTTTTCCTGAAGTATTTTCTGCTCTTGTAGAAGTATTTCCTGCATCCCAGATTCAGAATATTTTTGCATCTCACCAAGATCCGGATATTGTTTCGTCTATTTCCCTATGGCTTGAAGTCAACCCATCAATTCGTTGTTATGTGAGCTGGCTATGGACAGGATTTTTACCTCACTTTGGTGGAAATGCAGATACATTCATTCCTATGCCCGACGAAGGTATGGAAATCATACACCAAAACATCAAACTGAGATCCATTCCTGCGCATTTTTTACATAGTGCCGGAAATTTAAATCTTTGGGACCCAAAAGCAAAAATTCTTTTCAGCGGGGATGTGGGGGCCGCCTTACTTCCTGAAGACGAAACAGATTTGGTTGTAAAAGATTTTGATAAACACATTCGATATATGGAAAAATTTCATAAACGTTGGATGGCTTCTGAACAAGCAAAAGTAGCATGGTGTGAACGAATTTCCCATCTCAAACCAGATATGCTTTGTCCACAACATGGATCTGTGTTTCAAGGTCCCGATGTGGAACGGTTTATCAACTGGTTTTCGGAACTAAAAATTGGTATGGATGCTTTGGAGCTTCCGAAACCATAA
- a CDS encoding beta-propeller fold lactonase family protein: MKTNGSNRKKFPTFKDLRKAFSLLVCLFSFNACLLNPIVHNLLFPEKDSSSKSLLALWALLANAESTVELNHTWAGIRKGDSLQLEAKYYMFGSKVDTSFQWSSNNNSVATVDANGFVQGIGNGKVIITATTADGRAKADCDITVFTGYVYTSLDLNDSVAFLTMNHNTGMLSHYGSFSTGNGPTGIGVEPSGKFLYTGDFYGNTISQHLINQTTGALTQNSPTTAAAGNSPRNLVITPDGRYLYLASEGTQSIHAFAINGDGTLSFLNFYNTSIVHSQIQISRNGNFIFFMNPSVTEVTSYRIDYANGSLSQVSISQSFPNDGSGHISTHPNGKYIYVGSFPAVTVLSFDKNTGNMSIVDSVFHGKSINSTAIHPSGSFLYLVHINEDTISCYTVDSKSGKISYSSNVSTYAYSSIRFMIIDPTGRFAYVAANGGNLIQYSINQTTGELILLGTVDIGAVQWNLTFL, translated from the coding sequence ATGAAAACAAATGGTTCAAATCGAAAAAAATTTCCAACGTTCAAAGACCTTCGGAAAGCTTTTTCCCTCTTGGTTTGTCTTTTTTCATTTAATGCCTGTCTTCTCAATCCTATCGTTCATAATCTTCTTTTTCCAGAAAAAGATTCCTCTTCGAAATCATTACTGGCCCTTTGGGCTTTACTAGCAAATGCGGAATCCACTGTAGAGTTAAATCACACTTGGGCCGGAATTCGCAAAGGGGATAGTTTACAGTTAGAAGCAAAATATTATATGTTCGGATCAAAAGTCGATACATCATTTCAATGGTCTAGTAACAACAACTCTGTAGCGACAGTAGATGCCAATGGATTTGTACAAGGTATCGGCAATGGAAAGGTAATCATCACTGCTACCACCGCTGATGGCAGGGCAAAAGCTGATTGTGATATTACAGTTTTTACAGGTTACGTTTATACAAGTTTAGATCTAAACGACTCAGTTGCTTTTCTCACTATGAATCATAACACAGGTATGTTGTCCCATTATGGTTCTTTTTCAACTGGAAATGGACCGACTGGGATTGGAGTGGAGCCATCAGGTAAATTTTTGTATACTGGTGATTTTTACGGCAACACGATCTCGCAACATTTAATTAACCAAACGACAGGGGCTTTGACTCAGAATTCTCCAACCACAGCAGCAGCTGGAAATAGTCCTCGCAACCTTGTGATCACGCCAGATGGAAGGTATTTGTATTTGGCTTCTGAAGGCACTCAATCCATCCACGCCTTTGCAATTAACGGAGATGGTACTCTTAGCTTTCTTAATTTTTATAACACTTCCATTGTACATTCACAAATTCAAATTTCAAGAAATGGAAATTTTATTTTTTTTATGAATCCTTCTGTAACAGAGGTTACTTCATATCGAATCGACTATGCTAATGGAAGTCTATCACAAGTTAGCATAAGTCAATCTTTTCCCAATGATGGATCCGGTCATATATCAACTCACCCCAATGGCAAATATATATATGTTGGATCCTTTCCTGCAGTTACAGTCCTAAGTTTTGATAAAAATACGGGCAACATGAGTATCGTGGATTCTGTTTTTCATGGTAAAAGTATCAACAGTACTGCAATTCATCCCAGTGGAAGTTTTCTTTATTTAGTTCATATCAATGAAGATACAATTTCTTGTTATACAGTAGATTCCAAAAGTGGTAAAATTTCCTATTCTTCTAATGTATCTACTTATGCTTATAGTAGCATTCGATTTATGATCATTGATCCAACGGGACGATTTGCATATGTCGCTGCAAACGGCGGAAATTTAATTCAATATAGTATCAACCAAACTACTGGGGAACTGATTCTTTTGGGAACAGTCGATATAGGTGCGGTTCAGTGGAATTTAACTTTTCTATAG
- a CDS encoding calcium:proton antiporter, translating to MLNSKTFTSNDWLSISSFIVLIFTMLVPIGEGLLIAFAVVFLAVGISSAVHNAEVIAERVGPSLGTLILAISVTVIEVALIVSLMSNDTADSPQIARDTVFAALMIVTNGIIGICILLGGLKHKELGFQSVGTTALLGVLAVLSTLTLILPIYTTTTNKGTYSAGQLIFVSLASLVLYGSLVWSQTKSHKNFFSAGENETSVEEITNRPTKKRAVTSFISLIFSLVAVVGLSKILSPTIESTISALGAPKAVVGIVIAILVLAPETLAAMNAAKINELQTSLNLALGSGAASIALTIPAVSLYSLLFDKPLTLGLDTKGIVFLMVTFLAGSFTFGSGRTTSLHGLIHLVIMASFLAISLMP from the coding sequence ATGTTAAATTCAAAAACATTCACATCGAATGATTGGCTTTCCATTTCTTCCTTTATCGTTTTGATTTTTACCATGTTAGTACCCATAGGCGAAGGTCTTCTCATTGCATTCGCAGTGGTATTTTTAGCCGTTGGAATTTCTAGCGCCGTTCATAACGCTGAAGTCATTGCAGAACGAGTAGGCCCTTCACTCGGAACTTTGATTTTGGCAATTTCAGTGACTGTCATTGAAGTGGCATTGATTGTTAGCTTAATGAGCAATGATACTGCCGATTCACCGCAAATCGCTAGAGATACCGTCTTTGCAGCTTTGATGATTGTAACCAATGGAATTATTGGAATCTGTATTCTGTTAGGTGGGTTAAAACATAAAGAATTGGGATTTCAATCGGTGGGAACAACTGCTTTGCTTGGAGTTTTGGCCGTACTTTCCACTCTCACATTAATTTTACCAATCTATACTACAACTACAAACAAAGGAACATATAGCGCAGGACAATTGATTTTTGTTTCTTTAGCCTCTCTTGTTTTATATGGATCACTTGTTTGGTCACAAACTAAATCGCATAAGAATTTTTTTTCGGCAGGAGAGAATGAAACTTCTGTGGAAGAAATTACGAACAGACCTACAAAAAAAAGAGCAGTGACTAGTTTTATATCACTTATCTTTTCACTAGTTGCTGTTGTCGGTTTATCAAAAATTTTAAGTCCTACCATCGAAAGCACAATTTCCGCATTAGGTGCTCCGAAAGCAGTTGTTGGAATTGTAATTGCGATACTAGTCCTTGCACCGGAAACATTGGCTGCCATGAATGCTGCAAAAATCAATGAACTACAAACCAGTTTGAATTTAGCATTAGGATCTGGAGCGGCAAGTATTGCGTTAACAATTCCTGCAGTGAGCCTTTATTCGTTGTTATTTGATAAACCGCTCACCTTAGGATTGGATACAAAAGGAATTGTGTTTCTGATGGTCACATTTTTGGCCGGAAGTTTTACCTTTGGATCAGGAAGAACCACATCACTTCATGGACTCATCCACTTAGTGATCATGGCATCCTTTTTGGCAATTTCACTAATGCCGTAA
- a CDS encoding MASE1 domain-containing protein, giving the protein MFSANASIRNYIREFSLQVTVFLLYFIAGKLSLNLSSIDGYSTPVWPPAGFGLGFVLLFGNRVWFALFLGAYFTNTTHLPTLETLIEFLTSDPQNITISLGNATSAVIGSYLLKKYSNSNLNIFQANEISHFFVFAGPVTALVSSVIGSLSLLYYKIIYFEFLFQTWFTWWMGDTIGIIIFTPLMILIYKWYKGEEKLLRLIIFASATMSTFIFTLSIFFLTRNWEKEFIKYRIKSDGQITSAGIENRLLDNIKVVKGLGSFISLTDNLNRKNFDAFSKGVLEETDSVTTLSWNPWLKHSERNKAEAKLKIDYPDTIGISIQKTQTLISSPKYDDYVYIKYIFPYLENKDAIGYNLLSDLRRKEALFRAKEKQGFDMTGKISFVQSKDKDSGFLVFYPVLRSNGEYGFATAVIRISSIVEKALIGNDQNHLCVKMEEVNSPYHQEIISKNCSDMEEKIFSDYYHEHQLTIGSHILNIKIVATKEYFERNLSNASQFLLIISSLLTGLLGILLLIIMGKEKSIQEIVEKRTFELEKANRVKSEFLANMSHEIRTPMNGVLGMLTLLEQTNIDAEQKDYLDNAEKSVLSLLTIINDILDVSKLENKKLEIIPRPTNINKLCKDVTNIFLADAKKKNLNLTMNVSGLEPNLFILVDGNRLRQVLINLIANALKFTITGSVSLYVHLSDDKKYIIFYVKDTGIGISEENIERLFNRFVQLEDSRTKKFEGSGLGLYISKQLINLMGGEIKVFSVLNEGSTFQFSIPFQETDQKEETLGNIDPMLVSSGKNFHILIADDNLLNQKFMVKIFQKENIKVSVASNGLEVIHLLDDSLAHLNDRFDMILMDIQMPVLDGLEATKLIRKRNDSYRDIPIIAITANSMESQLNEYLENGMNDCVKKPIILSELLSAVYKNRV; this is encoded by the coding sequence ATGTTTTCTGCGAATGCATCCATTAGAAATTACATTCGAGAATTTTCGCTCCAGGTTACTGTATTTCTACTTTATTTCATCGCAGGAAAACTAAGTCTAAATCTTTCTTCCATAGATGGATACAGCACACCCGTATGGCCTCCAGCGGGTTTTGGACTTGGCTTTGTATTATTATTCGGCAATCGCGTTTGGTTTGCACTATTTCTTGGTGCCTACTTCACCAACACAACACATCTCCCCACTTTAGAAACTTTGATAGAGTTTTTAACTTCTGACCCACAAAATATAACAATTTCATTGGGAAACGCAACTTCAGCTGTAATCGGATCCTATCTATTAAAAAAATATTCGAATTCAAATTTGAATATTTTTCAAGCAAATGAGATTTCACATTTTTTTGTTTTTGCGGGGCCAGTTACTGCATTGGTTTCTTCCGTGATTGGAAGTTTATCTCTATTATATTATAAAATTATCTACTTTGAATTCCTTTTTCAAACATGGTTCACTTGGTGGATGGGGGATACGATTGGAATTATCATTTTTACTCCGCTGATGATTCTAATTTATAAATGGTACAAGGGTGAAGAAAAACTTTTAAGATTAATTATTTTTGCCTCTGCAACAATGAGTACTTTTATTTTTACCTTATCGATATTCTTTTTAACTCGTAATTGGGAAAAAGAATTCATAAAATATCGAATCAAATCCGATGGACAAATCACTTCTGCGGGTATTGAGAATCGATTATTAGATAATATAAAAGTTGTGAAAGGACTTGGTTCGTTTATTTCATTAACAGATAATTTAAATCGTAAAAATTTTGATGCGTTTTCTAAAGGTGTTCTTGAAGAAACTGACAGTGTTACCACATTGTCTTGGAATCCTTGGCTTAAACATTCTGAACGTAATAAAGCAGAAGCAAAATTAAAAATCGATTATCCTGATACGATTGGAATTTCGATACAAAAAACTCAAACTCTAATTTCTTCTCCGAAATATGATGATTATGTATATATTAAATATATTTTCCCATATTTAGAAAACAAAGATGCAATAGGATACAATTTGCTTTCTGACTTAAGGAGGAAGGAGGCTCTTTTTCGCGCAAAAGAAAAACAAGGTTTTGATATGACTGGTAAAATCAGTTTTGTACAAAGTAAGGATAAAGACTCTGGTTTTTTAGTTTTTTATCCAGTTTTGCGATCTAATGGTGAGTATGGATTTGCCACTGCAGTGATCCGTATTTCATCAATCGTAGAAAAAGCACTCATCGGAAATGACCAGAATCATCTCTGTGTCAAAATGGAAGAGGTAAACAGTCCTTATCACCAAGAAATAATTTCAAAAAATTGTTCTGACATGGAAGAGAAAATATTTTCTGATTATTACCATGAACATCAGTTAACCATTGGTTCCCATATTCTAAATATCAAAATAGTGGCAACAAAGGAATATTTTGAGAGGAATCTTTCCAATGCATCTCAATTTTTGTTAATCATCTCCTCTTTATTAACAGGTTTACTTGGAATATTACTTCTTATCATTATGGGTAAGGAGAAAAGTATTCAGGAGATAGTTGAAAAAAGAACATTCGAACTTGAAAAAGCAAATCGGGTTAAGTCTGAATTTTTAGCAAATATGAGCCATGAAATCCGCACTCCAATGAATGGTGTGTTGGGTATGTTGACTCTTCTCGAACAAACAAACATTGATGCAGAACAAAAGGACTACTTAGATAACGCTGAAAAATCAGTATTATCTCTTTTAACTATCATCAATGATATATTAGATGTATCAAAATTAGAAAACAAAAAATTAGAAATTATTCCAAGACCTACTAATATAAATAAGTTATGTAAAGATGTAACAAACATATTTTTAGCTGATGCAAAGAAAAAGAATTTAAATTTAACTATGAATGTAAGTGGTTTGGAACCAAATTTATTCATTCTTGTGGATGGGAATCGACTTCGACAAGTATTAATTAATCTAATTGCTAATGCTTTAAAATTTACAATTACTGGGTCTGTCAGTTTGTATGTTCACTTAAGTGACGATAAAAAGTATATAATTTTTTATGTCAAAGATACTGGGATTGGAATTTCAGAAGAAAATATCGAAAGGTTATTTAATCGATTTGTTCAATTGGAAGATTCTAGAACCAAAAAATTTGAAGGTTCTGGACTAGGACTTTATATTTCAAAACAACTTATCAATTTGATGGGTGGGGAAATTAAGGTATTTAGTGTTTTAAATGAAGGATCCACATTCCAATTTTCTATCCCTTTCCAAGAAACTGACCAAAAGGAAGAAACTTTGGGTAACATCGACCCCATGTTGGTTAGTTCTGGAAAAAATTTTCATATTTTGATCGCAGACGATAATTTATTGAATCAAAAGTTTATGGTGAAAATTTTTCAAAAAGAAAATATTAAAGTGAGTGTTGCATCCAATGGACTTGAAGTTATCCATCTTTTGGATGATTCACTGGCTCATTTGAATGACCGGTTTGATATGATACTTATGGACATTCAAATGCCAGTACTTGATGGATTGGAGGCAACCAAACTCATTCGAAAAAGAAATGATTCCTATCGTGATATTCCGATAATTGCGATCACTGCGAATAGTATGGAATCTCAATTGAATGAATATTTGGAAAACGGTATGAATGATTGTGTTAAAAAACCAATTATACTTTCAGAACTTCTCTCCGCTGTTTACAAAAATAGGGTTTAA